Part of the Onthophagus taurus isolate NC chromosome 11, IU_Otau_3.0, whole genome shotgun sequence genome is shown below.
aaattatcgatgaaaattgcaacatcgaaaattttatcaaaacttcaaatattgttttctcaaaaactaaaagttatttttcaaaacgggttggttcattggaaaaaggacacttttattaacactttgggaaattttcatactcattttccaagaaatggattttatacgaatttttaaaacttaatcggcgaaaaatgcaaaattagaaaaaattgtcgatcatttcaaaaattcttttctcaaaaactgaaagcgatttttcagaacggctttttgcattaaagagaggatactttaattaataattggtgaaatttccacaaagatccttcaaaaaattaattttatagcgaattttgaaaattatcgatgaaaattgcaacatcgaaaattttatcaaaacttcaaatattgttttctcaaaaactaaaagttatttttcaaaacgggttggttcattggaaaaaggacacttttattaacactttgggaaattttcatactcattttccaagaaatggattttatacgaatttttaaaacttaatcggcgaaaaatgcaaaattagaaaaaattgtcgatcatttcaaaaatttatttctcaaaaactaaaagcgatttttcaaaacggcttgttgcattaaaaagaggatactttaattaataattggtgatatttccacaaagatccttcaagaaattaattttatagcgaattttgaaaattatcgatgaaaattgcaacatcgaaaattttatcaaaacttcaaatattgttttctcaaaaactaaaagttatttttcaaaacgggttgatttattgaaaagaagacacttttattaacactttggggaaattttcatactcattttccaagaaatggattttatacgaatttttaaaacttaatcggcaaaaattgcaaaattcgaaaaaattgtcgatcatttcaaaaatttatttctcaagaactgaaaatgatttttcaaaacagcttgttgcattaaaaagaggatactttaattaataatttatgatatttccacaaggatccttcaagaaattaattttatagcgaattttgacaattatcgatgaaaattgtaacatcgaaaattttatcaaaacttcaaatattgttttctcaaaaactaaaagttatttttcaaaacgggttggttcattggaaagaggacacttttattaacactttgggaaattttcaaactcatattccaagaactggattttatactaattttttaaacttaatcggcgaaaattgtaaaattcgaaaaagttgtttatcatttcaaaaatttatttctcaaaaactaaaagcgatttttcaaaacggcttgttgcattaagaagaggatactttaattaataatcgaaagtgataacagcgataGTTCTgctagtaatgaatgtgatgatgaattataaACGAAGAGAAGCAAattagacgaaactgcaacaagagattttacatatcgtattgggattgttacaatgaggttgctaatgacaaacctgatataaataaagttgtattcagtGAAAAAAGTcgtattggggttgaacttgattattttgGTGTCCAACTCCTAAAACGATGCAGAAAAGTCTGACCAACAAGAGGTCAGACATCTTGTACGCACGTTGATTCATCCAGTTGTGTTAATAGTTCGTTTGATCCTTTATGATCCGTTAATTATGATGTTTTTCGGTTGTTCTACAATTGttagtttcaaaaaataacaataaaaaatgctcTGAGGAAGGTTACAATAAATAACCGAAATATTagctttttaaaaagttgtttctttaattaaaacctgAACCGGACACCCCGAATAGTCGCATTTACAACTCCTAAATgttactaattcctgtgaatggtggagtattAAAAAAAGCGTTTTACAGAAATTTGTAGTCAAAACTTGTAGTGCAGATGAAACCacaagttttcttttgattttcaaagattaacaaacaaatttgCCTACAATAAAGTTTAATGGTATTTGACAACCAGATTAGACTGGATGTAACCGAAATCAACGCAATAGAGAGCTTAGGATCATGCAGAATATCGAGAAAACAACGAAAAACAAACGAGAACGTGTTACAAATAGTAAATATCAAAGAAACAATTATAGAAGACATCAAGAAAAAACAGCTGAGATGGTACGACTAGGTACAACAAATGCCATGAGGAAGATTTCAATCAAGGAAGGAAGAGAGGAAGACTTGGAGGATCGATATATAAATAACTGTTTAAACAATACCATCACTTATATCCAATTTTTCAGCACAAGATAATCCTACATCAGTCATTTTAGTTTGTAAATCAGCAACATATTCTTGAAGGGTCAtctaaaattgtaaatataaaattattattaaaaaaatgttataaaaaattacctCCCCTTTAACTGCAAAGgcgaaaacaagaaaaattaaaaccgatTTCATTTTAAACCAAACTTTGCACCAACttagaatttttcaatttttttcctctttatATACACACAATGAGTTGAGttaatttattcctaaaatataagctttgattaattttcgattAGTCCATGTATCCATCTATTAAAAATCcatttgaaatgatttttttttttttgtaaatgagTACCAAAAAGTTTGAATTGAAAAGTAATTGAGGATTACATCACAGAAtcgaatttatttctaaaacagTAACATTCTAAGAAACGTTAACacatctttttgttttacatctattaataataacgattttttttaattctacatTAAATTAGATGTATTCGTAAAATAAAATCCAATAGGTAACGTTTAAAACCGTAAAAAGAAACGGGAAAAAACCCCTCGAAAATTTATCGATATTAATCGCTCGTCTTCTCGCTTTTTGAGCCGGTGTTAAAGGTGGTGGTTTTTTCGGAGctgaagataataaaaatgaattttcgCGTGGTTCTGAAACCGGTTCGGTTTTCGGCGGTGGTTGTGGTTTTTGCCCGGTGTTATCGCCAAGAACTATATTTACCAAGCAATATTCCATCAAAGCCATAAACACAAaactaaaattcaaaaaaaaaattaatccaattttgttacatttaattcattttaatcatACATCGTACAAACGGACATAAAAGCATCAACAGCTTTTAAATAAGAAACGGGGGGAAGAGCAGCTTGACTTTTAGCGTGTTGAGTTGATAAAGTGAGAAGTGAGGTTACCCCTAAAGTTACACGAGCTGGTGCCGCTTCGGGTTGTATCCAAAACGATATCcacttgaaataaaaattgattaaaaaattggaaTTACATCAATTAATTCATCTTACAGACATGATTACAATTAAACATGTTGGGACGTAAGTgtggaataaataataaccTAAGCGGCGTTTTAGCAAAAAGACGACTTCTAAGCAAGTAAAgtttccttaaaaattaatttaaatcatttattttttggattaaattgtttttattgggTTACCTGTTGAATAAACTTGAGTACAATCTGCGGTGTAATTCTTTTCGAGTGCCAACTGAGGTAATTCAATATTCTCATCAACTACAAGTGGAACATCTGGATCCCATTGAAATATCATGTCGTCTGTTGTGTGTGAtactaaaagataaaaaaattatatttaaaattaatatttgtagtgcaaaatacaaaaaactaGAATCAACGTGGATTGGTGCATAATTAAACCCAGTAAGATCTATCTTTATGTCATATTGGGGTGCCACATCTCCAAAAACCGCATCATAACTTATATTCATAGCTGATGCTAAAGATAGAAGCATTGAGCGATCATCTCATCAAATTGAAAACTCGATTACCGCAAGATACTCAACTAATGAAGACATCTAACTATGTATTAGAACCCAGTTCCAATAACATCTCAGTTAGAACTTCAGAATAACCAACCCTATCAGCAGAACATGAATGATTCATTGACTAATTTAATCTGGCAATGGATGGAccaaaaagtaaataaacttTGATGGATCACAACATATAGAAACTATAGATATCCAAAACGTCTTCGATTATGCAGACTTTCCAGTAGCAGCTTTAGAAATGTTACGAAAATAcagtgatacaataaagtctGCATACACcccagaaaatgataatatctcacctcctgaaatgtaattcaataaatttttcaaacgaAGGATGTTAGAagtctatattattttaatacaaagtcGAAACAGTTCGAAGTGAAGGCTATAGCAGTAGATTTAGTCGCATTTAGTCTCTCAAGACTagtctaggtcttgtgttagctctagtgacagtgctaatgCAAAACTAGGTGAACTtggacttgctataaactagtccctattcatttagacaagtttttaatgactaccaactaatttttagtcattttgagcaacatggattgtctaaaaactagttgttaatcatttagataagtataaaattatgctcaaccagttttcaatgatttgGAATAACATGAGACGGCTATCAACTTATTTccaatcattttgaataattttgctaccttataaaccaattttagacagtgttggtgcagttttcagtTATTCTGGGCAACCtggacttgctataaactagtccttatacatttagacaagtttttaatgactatcAGCTAACTTttagtcattttgagcaacatggatggtctaaaaactagttgttaattatttagacaagtataaaattatgctcaaccaattttcaatgattttaaataacatgaGATAGCTATGAACCTATTTCGAAATATTTTGCTACCTTATAAAGCAATTTTGGACAAAGttggtgcagttttcagtTATTCTAGGCAACCTaaacttgctataaactagtccttatacatttaaacaagtttttaatgaatatcaactagttttcagtcattttgagcaacatggattgtccaaaaactagttgttaatcatttagacaagtataaaattatgctcaaccaattttcaatgattttaaataacatgaGATAGCTATGAACCTATTTCGAAATATTTTGCTACCTTATAAAGCAATTTTGGACAAAGttggtgcagttttcagtTATTCTAGGCAACCTaaacttgctataaactagtccttatacatttaaacaagtttttaatgaatatcaactagttttcagtcattttgagcaacatggattgtccaaaaactagttgttaatcatttagacaagtataaaattatgctcaaccaattttcaatgattttaaataacatgaGATAGCTATGAACCTATTTCGAAATATTTTGCTACCTTATAAAGCAATTTTGGACAAAGttggtgcagttttcagtTATTCTAGGCAACCTaaacttgctataaactagtccttatacatttaaacaagtttttaatgaatatcaactagttttcagtcattttgagcaacatggattgtccaaaaactagttgttaatcatttagacaagtataaaattatgctcaaccaattttcaatgattttgaataacatgaGATAGCTATGAACCTATTTCGAAATATTTTGCTACCTTATAAAGCAATTTTGGACAAAGTTGGTGCAATTTTCAGTTATTCTAGGCAACCTaaacttgctataaactagtccttatacatttaaacaagtttttaatgactatcaactagttttcagtcattttgagcaacatggattgtttaaaaactagttgttaatcatttagacaagtataaaattatactCAACCAGTTctgaataattttgaataacacGAGACGGCTATCAACTTATttccaatcattttgaaaaatattgctaccttataaaccaattttagaCAATGTTGGTACAGTTTTCGGTCATTCTGAGCAACGtggacttgctataaactagttCTTacacatttagacaagtttctAATGACTATCAATtagttttcagtcattttgagttgttaatcatttagacaagtataaaattctgctcaaccaattttcaatgattttgaataacatgaGATAGTTATGACcctattttgaaatattttgccaccttataaagcaattttggacaatgttggtgcagttttcagtTATTTTGGGCAACCTaaacttgctataaactagtccttatgcatttaaacaagttttcaatgactatcaactaatttttagtcattttgagcaatATGGATTGTCtaaaaactagttgttaatcatttagacaagtataaaattatgttcaaccagttttcaatgatttgGAATAACATAAGATGGCTATCAACTTATttccaatcattttgaacaatgttGCTACCTTACAAACCAATTTTAGGCAATGTTGGCGCAGTTTTCAGTCATTCTGAGCAACCtggacttgctataaacttgtCCTTATACATTTTACAACCTAAACTTGGTATAAACTAGTccttatacatttagacaaatttttgttgactagttgatagtcattaaattgtaaaatatggaaataatatAGACTTCTtacatgttttgttaaaaaatttcattgaattacatttcgggagctgagatattatcattttccgggctgtatgtagactttattgtatcactgTAGATAAGCTGAAGTTGATTTAAAGCTCAATATCACTGCAGATTCACTTCAAGTCAAACTAGttgttcatttttgataaGTCCAAGTATGTATCTGGTAACATTATGAAAAACAATTCGTTTACAACTTTCTAAATACCTATACAATGTGAGTTTAACACCTTGGTACCTAATCTCTTGGAAAAAGTTCGTGAAACCTGTGTATTCGAATCATttgagccaaaatggcggtttgacagcTTGTCAGTGCATGTCACCActtatttagaaaaagttgCACGTGTAATAATGCCGTTTTGTTGCATTTGGAGTTGTAAAAATAGTAAGAAGGGCTTTCGACTCTTCAGagttctacaaaaaaaaaaaagaaaagaaatttggcgtaatttgataatctagggactttattCCTATTCATTACTTACTGCCATCTATTATCAAAACTGTGTAATACAAATTGACGTTTAgatgaaatatcattttttgggTATTACTAAATATTAAGTATACTTTCACGTTATGATAATTGAATGTTTTGAATGATTTGAACCTTAAACTTTCCAATTGAAACATTATTTCAAAGCTTAAAACTATCAATTACAAATCTGTAAGTAATACAAACCTAAagcaattcttttaaaatgttttttagctaatttaattaatttaactatttaaatcaaatattaGTGTGTATTTATACTAATATTTAtagtatttaattaattaatttcaatagtaTATTAACACCAAAGAAATTTGATGGTTAAGTGCTGCCATCTATTATTACAAATACGCATTATTCTTTGACGTTTACATGAAATATAGAATTtgtgatatatcaataaaCTTCGAGTACATTTTCgtcttataataaataatgaaggTTTGATACGCATCAAACAACATCACTTTGGACCATAAATTGGACGCGATGAATATTTCAGGTTAAGAAAAAgggtttcataaaattgactaaatttgatgttatttgattgaaattaacttttttaggtAAATGGAAGATTAAAACATGTTTAGGATAACGTTTAAAACTGTATTGTTTTGGTTTGAATCGAAATTTGAGTAAAAATTTGTCCCCACAaaatcataacctcaaaaacttAATCCTCGATATTACACTGtacagatttaaaaaaaagtttacttaCAACTTTCCATTTGAAGTTTACACTCTTGAGTATCATGAGGATAAATTGCAAAGTTCATAGCGCAAGATAATCTTAAAGTTAATCTAAAAAgtgatatttttatcaaaaatttagaattgtcttattaaattagaattacTTGACCATATAAAGAATTGTTTTATCCTTATAAAGCCACATGTAATGATTGGGGATAGTCATTGTTTGAAATGTAACTGATTTAGCGTTTTTAAAGAACGAATCTGGTCGCCACATATTTTTTAACCAATCAACTTCTAATAAACGATATTCAGAGGTCATATTTTCAGGTAAACGCAATCGGTGATCTTTCCAAGTTTGtgcaaaaaatatatcagCTGCATAAGTCTAAATAAAAGCGattaatatgttaaattaacttcaaaataaCGAATACCATTGAAGTTTCATCAATACTATCTAAACCCATAACAGTAACATGAAAATAAACAATCGTCGGATTTCCGTCTTTTTTTGGTGGCCTCATTTTATCGTATTTACTACCATCATCAGGTAAAATGTCCTCAAAAGCTAAACCAGTTCTGAAATGgaaaaaacgtttaaattaatgataaagaaaaagaatggTTTGAGAATTACCGAAAGGGTGGTTTGTTTTGTGTTAAAATGGGACATTGAAAGCTTTCGAGTAAACGTTCAGCgctggaaattaaaaaaacacaataaaaaaattaataatgtaataaagtcaataattaacttaataaaatattttttttagaattagaTTCGAATTTACGtaatatgatttaaaatgattaagcAATTTGGCGGCCCTGAATTTGTAGCAGAAAACATATTAATAaagggaaaaataaaaaaacaccaAGACAAACACATTACAgcatttaattagtttttacgCAAAAAAAAGATCTGACTCATAGTTTCCTTTTTAGCGAAACGGAAAggaaaaaacaacttttaggtACTCACTGGGAATCTGCCTTTGTATTTCTCggtaagaaaataaatatggaTGTAAT
Proteins encoded:
- the LOC111415436 gene encoding glycine receptor subunit alpha-2 isoform X1 is translated as MCRCVISKFSNLVLFIIITSIFIFLPRNTKADSHAERLLESFQCPILTQNKPPFRTGLAFEDILPDDGSKYDKMRPPKKDGNPTIVYFHVTVMGLDSIDETSMTYAADIFFAQTWKDHRLRLPENMTSEYRLLEVDWLKNMWRPDSFFKNAKSVTFQTMTIPNHYMWLYKDKTILYMVKLTLRLSCAMNFAIYPHDTQECKLQMESLSHTTDDMIFQWDPDVPLVVDENIELPQLALEKNYTADCTQVYSTGNFTCLEVVFLLKRRLGYYLFHTYVPTCLIVIMSWISFWIQPEAAPARVTLGVTSLLTLSTQHAKSQAALPPVSYLKAVDAFMSVCTIFVFMALMEYCLVNIVLGDNTGQKPQPPPKTEPVSEPRENSFLLSSAPKKPPPLTPAQKARRRAINIDKFSRGFFPFLFTVLNVTYWILFYEYI
- the LOC111415436 gene encoding glycine receptor subunit alpha-2 isoform X2; this translates as MCRCVISKFSNLVLFIIITSIFIFLPRNTKADSQTGLAFEDILPDDGSKYDKMRPPKKDGNPTIVYFHVTVMGLDSIDETSMTYAADIFFAQTWKDHRLRLPENMTSEYRLLEVDWLKNMWRPDSFFKNAKSVTFQTMTIPNHYMWLYKDKTILYMVKLTLRLSCAMNFAIYPHDTQECKLQMESLSHTTDDMIFQWDPDVPLVVDENIELPQLALEKNYTADCTQVYSTGNFTCLEVVFLLKRRLGYYLFHTYVPTCLIVIMSWISFWIQPEAAPARVTLGVTSLLTLSTQHAKSQAALPPVSYLKAVDAFMSVCTIFVFMALMEYCLVNIVLGDNTGQKPQPPPKTEPVSEPRENSFLLSSAPKKPPPLTPAQKARRRAINIDKFSRGFFPFLFTVLNVTYWILFYEYI
- the LOC111415436 gene encoding glycine receptor subunit alpha-2 isoform X3, with amino-acid sequence MRPPKKDGNPTIVYFHVTVMGLDSIDETSMTYAADIFFAQTWKDHRLRLPENMTSEYRLLEVDWLKNMWRPDSFFKNAKSVTFQTMTIPNHYMWLYKDKTILYMVKLTLRLSCAMNFAIYPHDTQECKLQMESLSHTTDDMIFQWDPDVPLVVDENIELPQLALEKNYTADCTQVYSTGNFTCLEVVFLLKRRLGYYLFHTYVPTCLIVIMSWISFWIQPEAAPARVTLGVTSLLTLSTQHAKSQAALPPVSYLKAVDAFMSVCTIFVFMALMEYCLVNIVLGDNTGQKPQPPPKTEPVSEPRENSFLLSSAPKKPPPLTPAQKARRRAINIDKFSRGFFPFLFTVLNVTYWILFYEYI